DNA sequence from the Gordonia polyisoprenivorans genome:
GCGGCTGGCCGAAGGTGATCACGTCGTCACCGCATTCATCCCGGCCTGCGGCACCTGCGAACCGTGCTCGCGCGGGTTGCAGAACATCTGCGACGAGGGTGCACGGCTGCTGACGGGACTGTCGATCTCGGATGACACCCACCGCCTGCACACTGCCGACGGCACGCCAGTGACGCCGATGTGTCTGCTCGGCACCTTCGCGCCCTACATCACCGTCAACGAGGCATCGCTGGTCAAGATCGAGGACGACATCCCGCTGCGCGAGGCGGCGCTGCTCGGTTGCGGTGTGGCCACCGGATGGGGATCGGCTGTCGAGATCGGCGACACCCACACCGGCGACACGGTGGTCGTCATCGGCATCGGCGGCGTCGGGATCAACTCGATCCAGGGTGCGGCCGCGGCCGGCGCGCGCTACGTGGTCGCCATCGACCCGGTGCCGTTCAAACTGCAGATGGCCGAGAAGCTCGGAGCGACACACACCTTCGCCTCGATCGAGGAGGCCGCTCCGGTTCTGGGCGAGATCACCTGGGGCAAGATGGCCAACACCACGGTGATCACCGTCGGCGAGATCTTCGGTGACATCATCGCGCCGGCGTTGAGCCTGACCGGCAAGGGCGGCCAGGTGGTCGTCACCGGCATGGGTAACTTCGCCTCGATGGACGTCAAGCTCAACCTGTTCGAGCTGACCCTGCTGCAGAAGCGGGTCCAGGGTGCGATCTTCGGCGGTACCGGACCGCGTACCCAGATCCCGAACCTGTTGCGCGAGTATCGGGCCGGGCGGCTGAACCTCTCGGATCTGATCACCACCACCTACCGGCAGGATCAGATCAACGAGGCCTACGACGACATGCTGTCGGGCAAGAACATTCGCGGCATGATCGTCTACGGCGACGACGACTACTGACCTGCCCGGGGTTCGACACCGAAGTTCGACACCGCGCTAACCGACCGGCCCGTTGTGGCCGGTCGGTGTGCGTCGTGCACTGACCAGCAGGCTCAGGAACCGGATTCCGAGGCCGAGCAGGGCAAAGGTGCTGACCATCTGGATCGACACCGCGACACGGGTTTCCTGAGCGACGGCAGCGATGTCGCCGAAGCCGGTGGTCGTGAACACCGTCAGACTGAAGTACAGCGCGTCGATCCGGGTGAGTTTCTCGGTGAAACTACCGTAATCATAGTCGGAGAAGATGAAATACATTGTCGCGAAGGCGATCACGTAGAACGTGGCCAGCGCCACCAACATCTCGAGGGCGGTGACCACCGGGTACGGTGACCGCAGGAAGTGGTGGATCTCGTAGCCGCAGAACGCGATCAGCAATGCAACACCGACCAGGAACCCCAGGGCCTTGGAGTTGCTCGCGGCGTTGATCGGCAACAGGAAGTAACCGAACAGCAAGATCACGCCCGCCGCGATCGGCCGTACCACGCCGGCGGCCATCTCGAGGCGGGTGACCTCGTGGCCGCCGATCAGCCGACGGCGATGCGGTTCACCAGATCCGGACACGGTCGGCGTCCGGGAGGAACAGAGCATCGCCCTCGGTGACGCCGAACGCCTCGTAGAACGCGTCGATATTCCGGACGACCCCGTTGCAGCGGAACTCCGGCGGCGAGTGCGGATCGATCGACAGTCGGCGGATGGCCTCGGCCTCCCGGGTTTTGGTGCGCCAGATCTGCGCCCAGCTGTAGAACACCCGCTGGGTTCCGGTGAGGCCGTCGATCTCGGGCACGTCGGTCCCCGAGGTCGCGAGATCGTAGGCCACGAGTGCGATCGACAACCCGCCGAGGTCGCCGATGTTCTCGCCGATGGTGAACTCGCCGTTCACCTTGTACTTCTCGTCGAGACCCTCGGGTGTGAACTCGTTGTATTGATCGATGAGTGTGCGGGTGCGAGTGGAGAATTCGGCGCGGTCGGCGTCGCTCCACCAGTTCACGAGGTTGCCGTCGCCGTCGTACTTGGCGCCCTGATCGTCGAACCCGTGGCCGATCTCGTGGCCGATCACCGCGCCGATGCCGCCGTAGTTGGCGGCGTCGTCGGCATCGGGATCGAAGAACGGTGGCTGCAAGATGGCCGCGGGGAAGACGATCTCGTTCATCCCCGGGTTGTAGTAGGCGTTGACCGTCTGCGGTGTCATGAACCACTCGTCGCGGTCGACCGGTGCGCCGATCTTCGCGAACTCCCGATCCTGCTCGAAAGATGCAGCGCGCGCAACATTTCCGATGAGATCGCCACGGTCGACGGTCAATGCGCCGTAGTCGCGCCAGCGCGCCGGGTAGCCGATCTTCGGGGTGAACTTGTCGAGCTTGGTCAGCGCCTTCTCCCGGGTGGCCGGGGTCATCCACTCCAACTCGGAGATGTTCCGACGGTAGGCCTCGACGAGATTGCCGATCAATTCATCCATCCGCGCCTTGGCCTCGGGCGGGAAATGCTTGGCCACATACAGTCGTCCGACGGCGAAGCCCATCGCGTTCTCGACGAAGCCCACGCCCCGCTTCCAGCGGTCCCGATTGGTCTCCGCGCCGGTCAGGGTGCGACCGTAGAAATCGAAGTTCTCCTCGACGAACACCGAGGACAGATACGGTGCCGCTGTGCGCAGCAACCGCCACGACAACCAGGTCGTCCAGTCCGACACGGGGGCCTGGGCGACGAGCGCCGAGACGTCGGTGACGAACGACGGCTGCCCCACGACCACCTCGGCGAAGGTGGTGTCGCCGACCGTGCCCAAACCGCCGAACCACGAGTGCAGATCGAAACCCGATGCCGCGGAACCGAACTCGCCGAGACTCATCAGGTTGTAAGTGAGCTCCGCGTCGCGACGGCGGACCACATCCCAGTGGTGGCCGGCGATCGCGGTCTCCAGACGCAGTACCGTGGCCGCCCGGTCGTCGGCATCGTCAAAGCCGGCGAGCGTGAACATCTTCGCCACATGCGCCCGATAGGCGTCCAGCGTCGCGGCGTGCTTGTCCTCGCGGTAGTAGGACTCGTCGGGCAGGCCGAGTCCCGACTGCACGACGTGCACGAGGTAGCGATCGGACTGGCGGGCGTCGGTGTCGACGTAGAACGCGAAGAGCCCGCCGACGCCGTGCCGCTGCAGGCGACCCATGCGCGCGGAGAGTTCGCTCACGTCGGAGATCGCGGCGATGGCCTCGAGCTCGCCGGAGATCGGGCCGATGCCGAGCGCTTCGATGTGCTCGGTGTCCATGAAGGAGCCGTAGAGATCGCCGATCTTGGCGGCGTCGGTGCCGCTCTCGGGATTCGATTCGGCGGCTTCGACGATGATGTCGCGGACGTTCTCCTCGGCGCGATCGCGCAGCACGTGGAAGGCACCGTCGACCGATCGGTCCTCGGGGATGGTGTGGGACTCCAACCACTTGCCGTTGACGTGGGTGAACAGGTCGTCCTGGACGCGCACGGCGTCGTCGACCCAGTCGAGGTCCAGTCCGGAAGCGGGGAGAGAAGTATTCGACACAGTCACGCGTTCCATCCTGTCACCGCCGTCGCGATCCGTCAGCCGGCATGGCCGGGTAGGGGCTTCGGATGAGATCGAGTCGGGTCTTGCGTTTGGCCGGCGGCTGTCGGTGGTGCTGGGTAAGTTGCACGCCATGTATCCCGAGATGCCTGATTCGCGTCCGCCCTCCGGCCAGTTCCCGTCGGGGCACCAGTCCTCGGGACAATTGCCGTCTGCAGGCGAGTGGTTTCCGGCGGCCCCGCCCGCTCCGGCACCGCCGCCGGTGGCCGGTCCGGTGTACCCGTCGCCGGCCCCGTATGGGTACGTGCCGGTTCCGGTGCCCGTCGGCCAGTACCCGCCGGTCGTTGTGGTCGGCAGTGAAAAGAGTGTCGGTGTGGCGCTGGTCTTGACCTTCTTCTTCGGCCCGCTCGGCATGTTTTACTCCACGGTCACCGGCGGGCTGGTCATGCTGGGCGTGTACGTCCTGGCCGCGCTGCTGTCGATCTTCACGGTGGGGATTCCGCTGTTTCTGGCGTGGATCGGCTGCATGGTCTGGGCGTGCACCGCGGCGAACGAACACAACAGCCGGGTACGCGCGCAGCTGGTCGGGCGGTATTACTGAGGCAGCGCCGACGCGGTTGGTCTCGCAGGCTCCTGTCGGCGGCTGATCATCGAGTTCCGTTGGGGCTCGATCGCCGAGCCGCACCTGGTACGTACTCGACTATGTTGCCCTCGTTGAGCATGTAGATCCACGGTCCGACGGGACGATCGTGGACGATCTCTTCCATCCTCGGCCAGTACCTGACGACTCGGCTCAGCCAGTCCCACGTCGACATGTCTCGCTTGCCGCCGATGTTGAAGACCCGCAGCCCACTATTCCAGAGTGCTTGTACCTCAACGGGTTTTGTACGGAGCTTCTTGTCCCGGGCAATGACTATGAGGTTGCGCGAAGCCACCGCCGGTATCCAGTCGGGGTCCAATACCCCGGGTGGACACTCCGGGATCAGTGGGTGGCCGACGTGGATCGTGTCCTTACGGGCAGCTGCCAGCGCGCGTCCGAGTCCCAGCGCACTTTCGTCGACATAGAATCGGACCAGGTGCTCCACCGCGACCATACGTTCGATCCCGCGCTCGCCGCACTCGTCAGCTCGCTCGCGCTGAGTACGCGTCAGCAGACTTCAGCTCGTATCGCACTGCGGCTTCGACCTGGTGGGGAGACAGCTCGTATAGATCGGCGATCATATCGATGGGATCGCCCGCCGCGTAGAGTTCGCGGATGATGTCGGTCGGGACTCCCCGGGTTGTCGGTTCCCCGAATCGTTGCATGGGGTCGACGACGACCTCCCGGATGCTGGGGTCCGGATTCAGACTGACGATCTGTCTATCGGGGTACGCGGCGTCGGTGTCCTCCTCACTCCAGTGGAGCGAATCGGCGAAGTCCTGAGCCTCCCGCGACCAGTGGAGCATTTCCTGGTCGTTGCGTATCACGACCAAGAACAGTCGCTTGTCCAACCCAACCTGCTCCTGAACCTGCCAGACCAGCTCACGATTCTCCACGGCCAGCCACAGTTTGGCCGATGCCAACGGGTATCGCGTATTCAATCGCTCGCGCAGCTTCTCAATCGCCGGCCGCATTCTGGCGACCAGTGCACCCTCGCCTCGATACTCGGCAAGGAGCCGAGCTTCGATGAACTCTCCCCACGTCACGATCTCGTCACCGGACCGCCGTGGTCGAATGATCGGCGGATACGTTTTTCCGCCGCGCCGATACCCATCGATCCATCGCCCCGCTGTCCCGGGTTTGAGGCCGAGGATGTGATCGACCTGGCCGAATCCGTAGACCGGACGGTCCTGAAGGGTCATCACCGTGTTCGACGACTGAGGCGGCGGGGGCATGCGGTCAATCATGGCAGCCGCAGGCGACATCCTGCAGCGGCAATCAGGCGCCCTGTGGATACGCGACGATCCGATCACATCACCGCTGCGAAATGGTCCGAACACCACCTCGTCGCGAGCGGTTCAGCAAGTGCCAGGATCGCCGCCGTCGCCACCCCGGGCCCTGATCCGGCTCAGAACTCTCCGAGTGCCGAGTTCATCGCCCAGTACAGGATCTCGGCGTTCTCGCCGGCCGTCAGCACCGCGTCGCCGACGTCGATTCCACGTGCGGAGTCCCCGGCGCCGAGCTCGATGGTTGCCTGCGGGGCGTCGGCGACCACCGAGAAATCCACCGACCCGGTGACGACGAACAGATGGGTGAACCGTGCCCCGGGGAGCTGGATCGTCGAGCCCGCCGCGGGTCGGGCGGCATACAGTGTCGCGCCGGCGTTCGCGATCGAAATGGCCGCCTCGTGGGTGGGATCGCCGGAGGCCACCGTCACCAGGGCGCCGGTGGACAGCTCCGCGGAGATGTCGCGCTGGGCATAGGAGGGGGACAGACCGTGACTGTCGGGCATGACCCACATCTGCACGTAGTGCGTGGTCGAGGTACCCGACCCCGGCAGATCGGGCCAGGGATCGTTGCGCTCGGAGTGGTCGATACCGCGTCCGGCGCTCATGCGTTGGGCCAGGCCGGGGACCACCACGCCCGCATGGCCCGCGGAGTCACGGTGGACCAGCGAGCCCGAGCTCACCCATGTGACGATCTCGGATTCTTGATGATGATGTGATCCGAAACCACAATCGGGCGGTAAAAATTCTTCATTAGATGCAATTAGGGCACCATGATGGGTGTTGGCTGGATCATAGTGATCCCCGAAGGAGAAGCAATGGTAGGAGGTGAGCCAGGCGGTCGCCGTCAGGCTCCTGTCTCCGGCCCGAATGACCGTGTAGCCCATACCCCATTATGGGCATCCGAGAGCAGCACGGATTCGGGCCCGTCCCGCGCTGCCCGCACTCCGCAGCCCTCGCCACGGTCGCCGTCGGGTCGTCATCGCGCCGCGGACGACGAAGCCGAGGTGCGGCCCGCACCTCGCGGGCCCCGCGATCGCCGCTTCGACGACAGAACGCCGGTCCGCGCCCCCGGCCGCTCACCCGCTGTCAACAGGCGTGCGGTACCCGGAGCTCCGGCCGCGGAGCGGGCGGTCGGGCCATCCCGGCGGCAAGCGCCGCCGCCGACCCCGCGCCCCCGCGCTGGTGACATGCCCCCGCGATCCGGTACTCGGTCCGCTGCGGCGTCGCGCCCCGACGCCGTGCGTCCAGACCCCGTGCGTCTAGACCCCATGCATACTGCCAAGCACTCGCGCGCCGACACCCAGCCCAGGTCGCCCACGTCGACAATCGCGGCACCCACCGCACGCGACAGCGGGACGGGCGGCGCGTCCGACAAGGGCGTCGTGTCACTGACGAAGACGGTCGCCCGCGAGAAAACCGCGGCACGAGACACGATCGTGACCGGTCCGAATCCCGACTGCAAGCCCACGGGATCGAAATCGCGTGTGACTAGAGTGAAAATTGTGACTATGGGTTCTCGTGTGAAGTGGGCGGTGCTGGCCGCGTGCGTCGTGCTGATCTGTGCGGCCGCATTCGGCATCAAGGAGTTGGTCGCACCGACCCCCGACACCGGTGCCAAGTCGGCGATCAATGCCTTCGCCGCCGCGTGGGGACGCCAGGACGCGGCGGCGACGGCGTCGCTGACCACCGCACCCGGCCAGGCCGGTGAGTCCTTCACCCAGACCTTCCAGGCGATGAACGCCCGTGAGGTCGACGTCGAGGTCCGCAAGCCGGTCGAATACAGCGACGGCACCGCGTCGTTCTCCCTGCAGACGACGTGGAAGTTCGACGCCGACCACAGCTTCACCTCGACCACCTCCGGCGGTGCGCGGCACCTGTCGACCGGGTGGAAGGTCACCTGGGACCCGGGCGTGATCTATCCGGGGCTGCCCGCGGGCGGCAACCTGCGGGAGATCCGCACCGATGCCACACCGGCGCCGACGGTCACCAGCCGCTCCGGCAAGACGTTCATGTATCTGCAGCCGGTCAACGAGATCGTCCTCGACCCCACCCAGACCCGCAACGTCAACGCCTCTGCGGCGGCATTGGCCAACGCGCTCGCCCCGATCGCCCCCCTGATCACCACCTCGGTGATCAATCAGAGGCTGGCCCAGACGCCGGGTCAGGCCATCACCGCGGTCACCCTGCGCAACTCCGACATGGCTGTTCTCAGTCGTGACCCGGCGTCGGTGCCCGGGGTCTCGGTGCGCAAGGCCGGCATGCTCGTCATGGCCGATCGGCGCCTGTCCTCACCGTTGGAGGCGGGTCTGACCAATTACTGGCAGGCCATTCGCGACGCCACCGCCGGCTGGCAGGTGCAGATGGTCGGGCCGGGATTGGCCCCGCAGCGGCTCGACGGAGAGCAGGGCCCGACTGGGCCTGCCGTGTCCACCTCGGTCGATCAGGGCGTACAGCTCAGTCTCGGTGACGCCGCCGTCGAGGTCGGCCAGCCGGCGACGATCATGGCGCTCGACGCGAAGACCGGGGCGATTCTCGGTGTGGCACAGAATGATTACGCGGCCGACCGGGGCAACAACCTCGACGCCGCCTACCCCGTCGGCACCACCCTCGACCCGGTGCTCGCCGCCGTCGACAAGTCGGCCCGCGCAAACCAGGAGACCACCGATCAGGTGCTCGATCGGCTCGGCCTGGGCGTGCAGTTCACCATCCCCGGCGCCAGCGCACCGACCCAGGGGTCGGGCGTCGCGACGATCGACCTGCAGTCGGCGGCATCGCGGATGTCGATGACCAACATGGCCGCGCTCGGGGTGGCGATGGCGCGCAGTGCGTCGGGCACGATGAACTCGGTGGCGCCCTACGTCATCAACGGTGTGCCGACCAAGGTTGCGGGCGGGTCGCTGGGGAATCTCGATGCCGGACTGACCACTCCGATCTGGGCCGCGATGACGAGCACCGCCAAGTCCGGCGACGCCAGTGACCTCACCAGCGCTCCCGGATTGCGTGCGCTTGTCGGCACCAACGGGCCCGAGGGTCCCGGGTGGTTCGTCGGCGTCCAGGGCGGCAAGGTCATCGTCATCTACACCGAGGGGCCGAAGTCGGGGACAGCAGCACTGCAGGTGGCGCAGAAGTACTTCCGGATCAACTGAGTCATCAACCGCGACCCGGTGTGGACCGAGGCCCGATCGTGGCCGGCTACTGCGCGGCGTCGGCCGGTCGGGGCGGTTCGGCAGTCGCCGTGCGTCGCAGGATCAGAGCTGCCAGCGCCCGCCAGCCCAGGAGCACCAGGCCGAGGAACAGTGTCGCGACGATGATGAAGCTCACCTCGGTGCCCTCGTGGAGCAGATACCGCAGGATCATGCCGACGGTGACGGTGCAGAACCAGATGGCCAACCCGGCCGGTGCCAGGCGCTCCGGGCGGAAGTCGCGACCGAACCAATCGCTGGAACGGACGTGGGAGTAGACGTAGACGATCGACCAGCCGACCGCTGTCCCGGCGAGGAACGGCCACAGCGTCTGAGCCACACCGAGCGGGTTGAAACCGTTGTGGTGTGAGGCCCGTCCGATCAGCACGAACACGGATACGGCGACGATGTCGACGAGTGCGGTGACCGGCAACTGCACGTGTGCAGACGCCTGTGACTGGGACCTGGCCCCCCTGGTGGCCATGTCAGGACTCGACATGGTCATCCACGGTAGCCCGAAATCCTCGTCAGGCCGAACTCGCTCCGTCATTCGGAGGATCCGGGCGGCCCTCGGCGCGCGGTGTTTGGTCGGATGTGCCGGGCTCGTCGTGCTCCTCGAGCTCGTCGATCACCATCTCGCGTTCGCGGTCGTAGGTGGCCTCGAGTTCTCCCTTGTCGCGGATACCCGTCCGGAACTTCGCCAGGATGACGACCCATCCGACGGCCGCGATCAGCACGTAGCTGACGATCCGATAGACCAGCACGGCGGTCAGCGCGTCCGCGGCCGGCATGCCCGCGGTGGTCAACGCCGGCACCAGGACC
Encoded proteins:
- a CDS encoding potassium channel family protein, which translates into the protein MSGSGEPHRRRLIGGHEVTRLEMAAGVVRPIAAGVILLFGYFLLPINAASNSKALGFLVGVALLIAFCGYEIHHFLRSPYPVVTALEMLVALATFYVIAFATMYFIFSDYDYGSFTEKLTRIDALYFSLTVFTTTGFGDIAAVAQETRVAVSIQMVSTFALLGLGIRFLSLLVSARRTPTGHNGPVG
- a CDS encoding M13 family metallopeptidase, whose protein sequence is MERVTVSNTSLPASGLDLDWVDDAVRVQDDLFTHVNGKWLESHTIPEDRSVDGAFHVLRDRAEENVRDIIVEAAESNPESGTDAAKIGDLYGSFMDTEHIEALGIGPISGELEAIAAISDVSELSARMGRLQRHGVGGLFAFYVDTDARQSDRYLVHVVQSGLGLPDESYYREDKHAATLDAYRAHVAKMFTLAGFDDADDRAATVLRLETAIAGHHWDVVRRRDAELTYNLMSLGEFGSAASGFDLHSWFGGLGTVGDTTFAEVVVGQPSFVTDVSALVAQAPVSDWTTWLSWRLLRTAAPYLSSVFVEENFDFYGRTLTGAETNRDRWKRGVGFVENAMGFAVGRLYVAKHFPPEAKARMDELIGNLVEAYRRNISELEWMTPATREKALTKLDKFTPKIGYPARWRDYGALTVDRGDLIGNVARAASFEQDREFAKIGAPVDRDEWFMTPQTVNAYYNPGMNEIVFPAAILQPPFFDPDADDAANYGGIGAVIGHEIGHGFDDQGAKYDGDGNLVNWWSDADRAEFSTRTRTLIDQYNEFTPEGLDEKYKVNGEFTIGENIGDLGGLSIALVAYDLATSGTDVPEIDGLTGTQRVFYSWAQIWRTKTREAEAIRRLSIDPHSPPEFRCNGVVRNIDAFYEAFGVTEGDALFLPDADRVRIW
- a CDS encoding NTF2-like N-terminal transpeptidase domain-containing protein, translated to MGSRVKWAVLAACVVLICAAAFGIKELVAPTPDTGAKSAINAFAAAWGRQDAAATASLTTAPGQAGESFTQTFQAMNAREVDVEVRKPVEYSDGTASFSLQTTWKFDADHSFTSTTSGGARHLSTGWKVTWDPGVIYPGLPAGGNLREIRTDATPAPTVTSRSGKTFMYLQPVNEIVLDPTQTRNVNASAAALANALAPIAPLITTSVINQRLAQTPGQAITAVTLRNSDMAVLSRDPASVPGVSVRKAGMLVMADRRLSSPLEAGLTNYWQAIRDATAGWQVQMVGPGLAPQRLDGEQGPTGPAVSTSVDQGVQLSLGDAAVEVGQPATIMALDAKTGAILGVAQNDYAADRGNNLDAAYPVGTTLDPVLAAVDKSARANQETTDQVLDRLGLGVQFTIPGASAPTQGSGVATIDLQSAASRMSMTNMAALGVAMARSASGTMNSVAPYVINGVPTKVAGGSLGNLDAGLTTPIWAAMTSTAKSGDASDLTSAPGLRALVGTNGPEGPGWFVGVQGGKVIVIYTEGPKSGTAALQVAQKYFRIN
- a CDS encoding pirin family protein, yielding MGYTVIRAGDRSLTATAWLTSYHCFSFGDHYDPANTHHGALIASNEEFLPPDCGFGSHHHQESEIVTWVSSGSLVHRDSAGHAGVVVPGLAQRMSAGRGIDHSERNDPWPDLPGSGTSTTHYVQMWVMPDSHGLSPSYAQRDISAELSTGALVTVASGDPTHEAAISIANAGATLYAARPAAGSTIQLPGARFTHLFVVTGSVDFSVVADAPQATIELGAGDSARGIDVGDAVLTAGENAEILYWAMNSALGEF
- a CDS encoding DUF3054 domain-containing protein, translated to MATRGARSQSQASAHVQLPVTALVDIVAVSVFVLIGRASHHNGFNPLGVAQTLWPFLAGTAVGWSIVYVYSHVRSSDWFGRDFRPERLAPAGLAIWFCTVTVGMILRYLLHEGTEVSFIIVATLFLGLVLLGWRALAALILRRTATAEPPRPADAAQ
- a CDS encoding DUF433 domain-containing protein, translating into MIGSSRIHRAPDCRCRMSPAAAMIDRMPPPPQSSNTVMTLQDRPVYGFGQVDHILGLKPGTAGRWIDGYRRGGKTYPPIIRPRRSGDEIVTWGEFIEARLLAEYRGEGALVARMRPAIEKLRERLNTRYPLASAKLWLAVENRELVWQVQEQVGLDKRLFLVVIRNDQEMLHWSREAQDFADSLHWSEEDTDAAYPDRQIVSLNPDPSIREVVVDPMQRFGEPTTRGVPTDIIRELYAAGDPIDMIADLYELSPHQVEAAVRYELKSADAYSARAS
- a CDS encoding NDMA-dependent alcohol dehydrogenase: MKTKGAILREPGQPWQIEEIEVGDPVAGEVQVRLAASGLCHSDHHLRTGDSPAPMPVLGGHEGAGVVTKVGPGVTRLAEGDHVVTAFIPACGTCEPCSRGLQNICDEGARLLTGLSISDDTHRLHTADGTPVTPMCLLGTFAPYITVNEASLVKIEDDIPLREAALLGCGVATGWGSAVEIGDTHTGDTVVVIGIGGVGINSIQGAAAAGARYVVAIDPVPFKLQMAEKLGATHTFASIEEAAPVLGEITWGKMANTTVITVGEIFGDIIAPALSLTGKGGQVVVTGMGNFASMDVKLNLFELTLLQKRVQGAIFGGTGPRTQIPNLLREYRAGRLNLSDLITTTYRQDQINEAYDDMLSGKNIRGMIVYGDDDY